The Tepidibacter aestuarii genome contains a region encoding:
- a CDS encoding sensor histidine kinase — protein MFSQKGCHFIDMNAVIEASQTISSEIELDKLLERLIKIVVENSCAEKGYFIMKSDDKFVIECEINHENISVMQSIPLEKYQDIPQSIVNYVIRTKENIVLDNASNELLFSTDPYIIRNQSKSILCMPIIYRGHLRGIGYLENNLSIGAFSKNHIEVLKILSTQAAISIENAVMYEKTKKNNQKLEKTVEKRTNDLKNTVKKLREEIKERKRVELELKESQEQYCLLVELLPDSVFVHIDSNIVFVNKAATKLFGAKKSEDLIGKSIKDFIHRDFHENFNERMNILQNNGNLLSFCDYKIIDLDGTIVNLEVASTPFPWNGKLMILSVVRDITERKQAESLRKSVKDKERLLKEALEYDRIKTQFITNISHELRTPLNVMLGAIQMFKLLLNDKPCESKTYKMMTYSDMMKQNCYRLIRLVNNLIDITKIDTGYFNINLKKCNIVKVIEDITLSVAEYVKDKDINLIFDTDVEEKIMPCDLDKMERILLNLLSNAIKFTDMNGSIYVNLEDKGSSIVISVKDTGIGISEDKQDMIFDRFIQVDKSLSRNREGSGIGLSLVKDFIELQGGTISLKSRLGYGSEFIIELPNKEIEENTLEEIAICNINKNREQIQIEFSDIYF, from the coding sequence ATGTTCTCACAAAAAGGATGTCATTTTATAGATATGAATGCAGTTATTGAAGCGTCTCAAACTATTTCTAGTGAAATTGAGTTAGATAAGTTACTTGAAAGGCTTATTAAAATTGTTGTAGAAAATTCATGTGCTGAAAAAGGATATTTTATAATGAAGTCAGATGATAAATTCGTTATTGAATGTGAAATAAACCATGAGAATATTTCTGTAATGCAGAGTATTCCCTTAGAAAAATATCAAGATATTCCCCAAAGTATTGTGAATTATGTTATAAGAACAAAGGAAAATATAGTTTTAGACAATGCATCTAATGAATTATTGTTTTCTACTGACCCTTATATAATAAGAAACCAATCAAAATCTATTCTATGCATGCCTATAATTTATAGAGGACATTTAAGAGGGATTGGTTACTTAGAAAATAATCTATCTATTGGAGCATTTTCTAAAAATCATATCGAAGTATTAAAAATATTATCTACACAAGCAGCTATTTCAATTGAAAATGCTGTAATGTACGAAAAAACCAAAAAAAATAATCAAAAATTAGAAAAAACCGTAGAAAAAAGAACAAATGATCTGAAAAATACAGTAAAAAAATTAAGGGAAGAAATAAAGGAAAGAAAAAGAGTCGAATTAGAATTAAAAGAAAGTCAAGAACAATATTGTCTTTTAGTAGAACTTTTACCTGATTCAGTTTTTGTTCATATTGATTCTAATATAGTATTTGTTAATAAAGCTGCTACAAAACTGTTTGGAGCCAAAAAGAGTGAAGACTTAATTGGAAAATCCATAAAAGACTTTATTCATAGGGATTTTCATGAAAACTTTAACGAAAGAATGAATATATTACAGAATAATGGAAACCTTCTTTCGTTTTGCGATTATAAGATTATTGACTTAGATGGAACAATTGTAAACCTTGAAGTTGCTTCAACTCCTTTTCCATGGAATGGAAAACTGATGATTTTGAGTGTGGTAAGAGACATAACTGAGAGAAAGCAAGCAGAAAGCTTACGTAAGAGTGTAAAAGATAAGGAGAGATTGCTAAAAGAAGCACTTGAATATGATAGGATAAAGACCCAGTTTATTACGAATATTTCACATGAACTTAGAACTCCACTTAATGTAATGTTAGGAGCAATACAGATGTTTAAATTACTTTTAAATGACAAACCATGTGAAAGTAAAACTTACAAAATGATGACCTATTCAGATATGATGAAACAAAACTGTTATAGGTTAATAAGACTGGTTAATAATTTAATTGATATTACAAAAATAGATACTGGATATTTCAATATAAATTTAAAAAAATGCAATATTGTGAAAGTTATTGAAGATATTACATTATCTGTTGCAGAATATGTTAAAGATAAAGATATAAATTTGATATTTGATACGGATGTAGAAGAAAAAATAATGCCATGTGATCTAGATAAAATGGAAAGAATATTACTTAATCTTTTATCTAATGCAATAAAATTTACAGATATGAATGGAAGTATATATGTAAATTTAGAGGATAAAGGGAGTAGTATAGTCATATCAGTAAAGGATACTGGTATAGGTATTTCAGAAGACAAGCAAGATATGATATTTGACAGATTTATACAGGTTGACAAATCTCTTTCGAGAAATCGAGAAGGAAGTGGTATTGGATTATCTCTTGTTAAGGATTTTATTGAATTGCAAGGAGGCACAATTTCTTTAAAAAGTAGGTTAGGATATGGAAGTGAATTTATTATAGAACTTCCTAATAAAGAGATAGAAGAAAATACTTTAGAAGAAATAGCTATATGTAATATTAATAAAAATAGAGAGCAAATTCAAATTGAATTCTCAGATATATATTTCTAA
- a CDS encoding DUF7847 domain-containing protein, whose protein sequence is MYNSISGYFKLAFKNISKNPILIVPKCILLLVYLLSFVIGYFFIDNIRENSLIVIIGMLVLVALFEIITESGVLNMIKISMKEKPTLKDFIYGVKKYSGRILLGNILITVIATLVLFLFTQIIITQQNQVLGNFLMKDIVHYDGNSIITTAIVAFIILIIPFVIFCFLISFWKFILVNEDCDIQKSFSMSIKFVKKNIGLTIVISILDSTLTNIKGSKEFKYNSNFIAKYNDLISYGYFNMMWICLIIILKTLLNIYFNIIYFNIYVDRKSCIEEIKE, encoded by the coding sequence GTGTACAATTCAATTTCAGGGTACTTTAAATTAGCATTTAAAAATATATCTAAAAATCCAATTTTAATAGTTCCTAAATGTATACTTTTATTAGTATATCTACTATCATTTGTTATAGGGTATTTTTTTATAGATAATATTCGAGAAAACAGCTTAATAGTTATTATAGGAATGCTTGTATTAGTTGCATTGTTTGAAATTATTACAGAATCAGGCGTTCTTAATATGATAAAAATAAGCATGAAAGAAAAGCCTACTTTAAAAGATTTTATTTATGGAGTAAAAAAATATTCAGGAAGAATACTTTTAGGGAATATATTAATAACAGTTATAGCTACTTTAGTATTATTCTTGTTTACACAAATAATTATAACTCAGCAAAATCAAGTTTTAGGGAATTTTTTGATGAAAGATATAGTACATTACGATGGAAATAGTATTATAACAACAGCTATAGTAGCTTTTATTATATTGATAATTCCATTTGTAATATTTTGTTTTTTAATTAGTTTTTGGAAATTTATATTAGTAAATGAAGATTGTGATATACAAAAGTCTTTTTCTATGAGTATTAAGTTTGTAAAAAAGAATATAGGTTTAACAATAGTGATTTCTATACTAGATTCTACTTTGACAAATATTAAAGGTTCAAAAGAATTTAAGTATAATAGTAATTTCATTGCAAAATACAATGATTTAATATCTTATGGATATTTTAATATGATGTGGATTTGCTTAATAATTATATTAAAAACATTGTTGAATATATATTTTAATATAATATATTTTAATATATATGTAGACAGAAAAAGTTGTATAGAAGAGATTAAAGAATAA
- a CDS encoding aromatic acid exporter family protein: MKFIGYRTLKTAIGAAISIIISKYIGLEYAVSAGIITILSIQNTKRKSVEIAFQRICACVLALGIAFITFNLFGYREISFSIFLLVFIPFAVKFNIGEGIVVSSVLVTHLLVQKSVETFWLKNELKLMITGAFVALILNLYMPSIEDKIRNDKIYIEEMMKEILHKMSIALKNHTYSFDTDDLFDGLQDRLEEALKRSYINFNNYVFQNEIYYVHYMEMRIKQFETIKRMKEHFQRFFMTYEQAIMISNFTQQVANLLYEDNTAEGLIGELNKLRLVFKQMPLPKDREEFENRAMLFQFLNDMETFLIIKKEFRKNINK; encoded by the coding sequence ATGAAGTTTATAGGTTACAGGACATTAAAAACAGCTATAGGTGCAGCAATTTCTATAATTATATCAAAATACATAGGACTTGAGTATGCTGTATCTGCAGGGATAATAACTATTTTAAGCATACAAAATACTAAAAGAAAATCTGTTGAAATAGCTTTTCAGAGGATTTGTGCATGTGTATTAGCTTTAGGTATAGCTTTTATAACATTTAATTTATTCGGATATAGAGAGATAAGCTTTAGTATATTTTTATTAGTATTCATACCATTTGCAGTAAAATTTAATATAGGAGAGGGAATAGTAGTGAGTTCAGTTTTGGTAACTCATTTACTTGTACAAAAATCAGTAGAAACTTTCTGGCTAAAAAATGAGTTAAAGCTTATGATAACAGGTGCTTTTGTAGCATTAATACTAAATCTGTATATGCCTAGTATAGAAGATAAAATACGAAATGATAAAATATACATAGAGGAAATGATGAAAGAAATACTACACAAGATGTCTATAGCATTAAAAAATCATACGTACTCATTTGATACAGATGATTTATTTGATGGATTACAAGATAGACTAGAAGAAGCACTAAAAAGATCTTACATTAATTTTAACAATTATGTATTTCAAAATGAAATATATTATGTACACTATATGGAAATGAGAATAAAACAGTTTGAAACTATAAAACGTATGAAAGAACATTTTCAAAGATTTTTTATGACTTATGAACAAGCTATCATGATATCTAATTTTACACAGCAAGTAGCTAATTTATTATATGAAGACAATACTGCAGAAGGCTTGATAGGTGAATTGAATAAGTTAAGATTAGTTTTTAAACAAATGCCACTTCCTAAAGACAGAGAAGAATTTGAAAATAGAGCCATGCTTTTTCAATTTTTAAATGATATGGAAACTTTTTTGATTATAAAGAAAGAATTTAGAAAAAATATAAATAAGTAG
- a CDS encoding PPC domain-containing DNA-binding protein, translated as MKYHVMRLKPGQDLKKEIENVISQKNIEAGIVMACIGSLNCAKIRLADENIVKEYNEKFEIISLGGTLSKNGSHLHVCLANEKGICIGGHLMYECYIYTTAEIVIGKLEDIIFKREYCEDTGFKELNINYIKETVNDNK; from the coding sequence ATGAAATATCATGTTATGAGATTAAAACCAGGACAAGATTTAAAAAAAGAGATAGAGAATGTTATTTCACAAAAAAATATTGAAGCTGGTATAGTTATGGCTTGTATAGGGAGCTTAAACTGTGCAAAAATAAGGTTAGCGGATGAAAATATAGTAAAGGAATACAACGAAAAATTTGAAATAATATCTTTAGGAGGTACATTATCTAAAAATGGATCTCATTTACATGTATGTTTAGCAAATGAAAAAGGCATATGCATAGGAGGCCATCTTATGTATGAATGCTATATATATACAACAGCTGAAATAGTCATAGGGAAATTAGAAGATATTATTTTTAAAAGAGAGTACTGTGAAGATACAGGTTTTAAAGAATTAAATATAAACTATATAAAGGAGACAGTAAATGACAATAAATAA
- a CDS encoding RelA/SpoT domain-containing protein: MTINKEEFLMKYHLADKIKNIDIDWQVLNDIYNDFNEYKKSYESQAEFIATIFRTHKNIHSVKSRVKDPDRLIEKIIRKLPSRKNKHGKEFCFSVDNYKEEITDLIGIRAIHIFKEDWEEIHKFIMKTWKVIEITANVRDGDDTEKFKELGIEIHSRKSGYRSVHYLIEFFPTNQKVIAEIQVRTIFEEGYGEIDHKLRYSHKEIPEVLALNLLLFNRIAGSSDEMASLINLLNKNWSQMEHKYDEVIKSKNDQILEIKDKILDNINIDEKEKKDLIASLDKILKDDSSISFTKNMIQT; this comes from the coding sequence ATGACAATAAATAAAGAAGAATTTTTAATGAAATACCATTTAGCAGATAAAATAAAAAATATAGATATAGATTGGCAAGTGCTAAATGATATATATAATGACTTTAATGAATATAAAAAAAGTTATGAAAGTCAAGCAGAATTCATTGCTACTATTTTTAGAACTCACAAAAATATACATTCTGTTAAATCTAGAGTAAAAGATCCAGATAGACTTATAGAAAAAATAATTAGAAAGCTTCCTAGTAGAAAAAATAAACATGGAAAAGAATTTTGTTTCTCTGTCGATAACTACAAAGAAGAAATAACAGACTTAATAGGAATTAGAGCTATACATATATTCAAAGAAGATTGGGAAGAAATACATAAATTTATAATGAAAACATGGAAAGTAATAGAAATAACAGCAAATGTAAGAGATGGAGATGATACTGAAAAATTCAAAGAATTAGGAATTGAAATACATTCTAGAAAGTCAGGATATCGTTCAGTTCATTATTTGATTGAATTTTTTCCAACGAATCAAAAAGTTATTGCAGAAATCCAAGTTAGAACAATATTTGAGGAAGGGTATGGAGAAATAGATCATAAACTCAGATATAGTCATAAGGAAATTCCAGAAGTTTTAGCATTAAATTTATTGTTGTTCAATAGAATTGCTGGAAGTTCTGATGAAATGGCATCTTTAATCAATTTATTAAATAAAAACTGGTCTCAAATGGAACATAAATATGATGAAGTTATAAAATCTAAAAATGATCAAATCTTGGAAATCAAAGATAAAATATTAGATAACATAAATATAGATGAAAAAGAAAAAAAAGACTTAATAGCTAGCTTAGATAAAATATTAAAAGACGATTCATCAATAAGTTTTACTAAAAATATGATACAGACATAA
- a CDS encoding TIGR01212 family radical SAM protein (This family includes YhcC from E. coli K-12, an uncharacterized radical SAM protein.) produces MRWFDKRYHSLNFELRKIFNEKIFKLSLDGGFTCPNRDGKIGFNGCIFCSDSGSGEYASDRILSIDKQIEDQINLLSNKWPNGKYIAYFQNFTNTYADVDILRKKYEAAINCDSVVGIAIATRPDCLDDDVIQLISELSKKTYLWIEIGLQTIHDGSAEFLRRGYPFSLFKEKVKKLRSYNINVVTHLILGIPNETKDMIFESISKVSSMDIQGVKLHLLHIIKGTDLEKYYNSTKFELLEKEEYIHLICDILERLNPNITIHRLTGDGSRDTLVEPWWSLDKRSVLNGIDKELSIRDSYQGKYYL; encoded by the coding sequence TTGCGTTGGTTTGATAAAAGGTATCATTCACTAAACTTCGAACTTAGAAAGATATTTAATGAAAAAATTTTCAAGCTATCACTAGATGGGGGATTTACTTGCCCTAATAGGGACGGAAAAATAGGTTTTAATGGATGTATATTTTGTAGCGATAGCGGTTCTGGAGAGTATGCTTCAGACAGAATTTTATCTATAGATAAACAGATTGAAGATCAAATTAATCTACTAAGTAATAAATGGCCTAATGGCAAATATATTGCCTATTTTCAGAATTTCACAAACACTTATGCTGACGTTGACATTCTAAGAAAAAAGTATGAAGCAGCTATTAATTGTGATAGTGTAGTTGGTATTGCAATAGCAACAAGACCTGATTGCTTAGATGATGATGTTATACAGTTGATAAGTGAATTGAGTAAAAAAACATATCTTTGGATTGAGATTGGACTTCAAACTATACATGATGGAAGTGCTGAGTTTCTAAGAAGAGGATATCCTTTTTCTTTGTTCAAAGAAAAAGTAAAAAAATTAAGATCTTACAATATAAATGTAGTAACCCATTTAATATTAGGTATTCCAAATGAAACAAAAGATATGATCTTTGAATCAATTTCAAAAGTTTCTAGTATGGATATTCAGGGGGTAAAGTTGCATCTACTTCATATAATTAAGGGAACTGACCTTGAAAAATATTATAATTCAACTAAATTTGAGTTGTTAGAAAAAGAAGAATACATCCATTTAATCTGTGATATTTTAGAAAGGCTAAATCCTAATATAACAATTCACAGATTAACAGGAGACGGATCTAGGGATACATTGGTCGAACCGTGGTGGAGTCTTGATAAAAGAAGTGTTTTAAATGGTATAGATAAAGAGCTTTCAATTAGAGATTCCTACCAAGGAAAATATTATTTATAG
- a CDS encoding DMT family transporter, translating to MRRQLKADLALLFVTIGWGASFILTKNSLSELETYNFLAIRFLIAFIISSCVFFKNMIKSDKKTIKYGLILGIILYAHYAFQTVGLNYTTASKSAFITGSNVIMVPILSALMIKQSPKRKSLISAMLALIGLAMLTLNENITSINIGDIYTLVCAGVFAIYIIFVGKYTWECESISLAVVQFGVVAFLSAVTSIAMESPIVPSRNDVWMNIIILSVVCTSGAFIIQSVAQKFTTSNHTALIYSAEPVFAAMFGYFLYSEVITIKTGIGAFLILLGMIISEVDFNIFLRSKEKEEDNLINSE from the coding sequence ATGCGTAGACAATTAAAAGCGGACCTAGCCTTATTATTTGTAACTATAGGATGGGGAGCTTCTTTTATACTAACCAAAAATTCATTATCGGAATTGGAAACATACAATTTTTTAGCCATAAGATTTTTAATAGCTTTTATAATATCTAGCTGTGTATTCTTTAAAAATATGATTAAATCAGATAAGAAAACTATAAAATATGGGCTTATATTAGGTATTATACTTTATGCCCATTATGCATTTCAAACAGTTGGACTTAACTATACAACAGCTTCAAAATCTGCATTTATAACTGGTTCAAATGTTATAATGGTTCCTATATTATCAGCACTTATGATTAAGCAATCTCCTAAAAGAAAGTCATTAATAAGTGCAATGCTTGCATTAATAGGGCTTGCAATGCTTACATTAAATGAAAACATCACAAGTATTAATATTGGTGATATATATACCTTGGTATGTGCTGGTGTATTTGCTATATATATAATATTTGTAGGAAAATATACTTGGGAATGTGAGTCTATATCGTTAGCTGTTGTTCAATTTGGGGTTGTTGCTTTTTTAAGTGCTGTAACTTCAATTGCGATGGAAAGTCCTATAGTACCATCTCGAAATGACGTTTGGATGAATATAATTATATTGAGTGTAGTATGTACTTCGGGTGCATTTATAATACAAAGTGTTGCCCAAAAGTTTACAACTTCGAATCATACAGCTCTAATTTATTCAGCAGAACCTGTATTTGCAGCTATGTTTGGATATTTTTTATATTCTGAAGTCATAACTATTAAAACAGGAATAGGAGCATTTTTAATATTATTGGGAATGATAATATCTGAAGTTGATTTTAACATATTCTTAAGATCAAAAGAAAAAGAAGAAGATAACTTAATAAATAGTGAATAA
- the yyaC gene encoding spore protease YyaC — MNEINIKDNNAFIHFPNILRNHIKENYKEGHKEIVILCIGTDRCTGDSLGPLIGYKLQNKINKYKEIYIHGTLEEPVHAKNLNDTIEYINEHYESPFIIAIDACLGSSDRIGCIKVSNGALKPGAGVNKTLPSVGDINILGIVNVSGFMEFMVLQNTRLQLIMKMSEFISRGIDHALWTCTQKNQVQNNTLLKSHLH, encoded by the coding sequence TTGAATGAAATAAATATAAAAGATAATAATGCTTTCATACATTTTCCAAATATACTCAGAAATCATATTAAAGAAAATTATAAGGAGGGGCATAAAGAAATAGTTATATTATGTATAGGGACAGATAGGTGTACAGGAGACTCACTGGGGCCATTAATTGGATATAAGCTTCAAAATAAAATAAATAAATACAAAGAAATCTATATACATGGAACATTAGAAGAGCCTGTTCATGCAAAAAATTTAAATGATACAATTGAATATATAAATGAACATTATGAAAGCCCTTTTATAATAGCTATAGATGCATGCCTAGGGTCATCTGATAGAATAGGATGTATTAAAGTATCAAATGGAGCATTGAAACCTGGAGCAGGTGTAAATAAAACATTACCTTCTGTAGGAGATATAAATATATTAGGAATAGTAAATGTATCAGGTTTCATGGAATTTATGGTTTTACAAAATACACGATTACAATTAATAATGAAAATGTCTGAATTTATATCAAGGGGAATAGATCATGCGTTATGGACATGCACTCAGAAAAATCAAGTACAGAACAATACATTATTAAAAAGCCATTTGCATTAA
- a CDS encoding efflux RND transporter periplasmic adaptor subunit: MTKKKKIMGISIILVILLFIVLNFKSAGSSDDIPVITTDIRTSNISSDIYVKGELKSKIKSEISSDLTYIVDNIFVNVGDKVKKGDKLATFDMKELNQDIESAKLEFEIQEAQYKEKNIEERILCLKKDVENQTMDFEIAQNKYESSKSLYELGSISKDELDSDYNTYKKAQNNLDKIKVDLNKAIREKNNDSDAKSLELKKLNLKQKIDDLSKSTVISPIDGTVTAIDAKIGSIPKGAGGIFVIEDLKNLKATFDINEFDISKLHKGQKINLTTESLPDAAFKGKITNIYPTARIKEGSASGKQIIIPVEVDLIGNIKGLRPGLIIESKIETEKRKDALVLPYEAIYEKQDKTNCIFVVKDEMLKEIPVKLGIQSDLVVQVISKDIKPGDKVALNPNEAFIDGMKVSTMK; the protein is encoded by the coding sequence ATGACAAAAAAAAAGAAAATAATGGGTATATCAATAATTTTAGTTATTTTATTATTTATAGTACTAAATTTTAAATCAGCAGGATCAAGTGATGACATACCGGTAATAACAACTGATATAAGAACAAGTAATATAAGCTCTGATATATATGTCAAAGGTGAATTAAAAAGTAAAATAAAATCAGAAATATCTTCAGATCTTACATATATAGTAGATAATATATTTGTAAACGTAGGAGACAAAGTAAAAAAAGGGGATAAATTAGCAACATTTGATATGAAAGAATTAAATCAAGATATAGAATCTGCTAAACTTGAATTTGAAATTCAAGAAGCTCAATATAAAGAAAAAAATATTGAAGAACGTATATTATGTCTAAAAAAAGATGTAGAAAACCAAACTATGGATTTTGAAATTGCTCAAAATAAATATGAAAGTTCTAAATCATTATATGAATTAGGAAGTATTAGTAAAGATGAACTTGATTCTGATTATAATACATATAAAAAAGCTCAAAATAATTTAGATAAAATAAAAGTAGATTTAAATAAAGCTATAAGAGAAAAGAATAATGATTCTGATGCGAAATCATTAGAACTTAAAAAATTAAATTTAAAGCAAAAAATAGATGATTTAAGTAAATCAACAGTAATAAGTCCAATTGATGGAACGGTTACAGCTATTGATGCAAAAATTGGATCAATTCCTAAAGGTGCTGGAGGAATATTTGTTATCGAAGATTTGAAAAATTTGAAAGCAACATTTGATATAAATGAATTTGATATAAGTAAATTACATAAAGGACAAAAAATAAATTTAACTACTGAATCTCTTCCTGATGCTGCTTTTAAAGGAAAGATAACTAATATCTATCCAACAGCACGAATAAAAGAGGGTTCCGCTTCAGGTAAACAAATAATAATTCCTGTAGAAGTAGATTTAATTGGAAATATAAAAGGTTTAAGACCAGGACTTATAATTGAATCTAAAATAGAGACAGAGAAACGAAAAGATGCGTTAGTTCTTCCTTATGAAGCAATTTATGAAAAACAAGATAAAACTAATTGCATATTTGTGGTAAAAGATGAAATGCTAAAGGAAATACCTGTTAAACTAGGAATTCAAAGTGATTTAGTTGTACAAGTTATCTCAAAAGATATAAAGCCTGGTGATAAAGTAGCACTTAATCCTAATGAAGCTTTTATAGATGGTATGAAGGTTTCTACTATGAAGTAG
- a CDS encoding ABC transporter ATP-binding protein, with the protein MIEVKNLEKVYQNGDIKVPALKNISLTIEEGEFVAIMGSSGSGKSTFMNILGCLDKPTSGEYLLDGIPIQDRNEEELSNIRNLKIGFVFQSFNLIPRTSSLKNVELPLLYARKNQNVRREKAISILEKVGLKERIHHMPNELSGGQRQRVAIARALANEPPLILADEPTGNLDTKSGDEVMEIFKKLNDEGVTIILVTHEPEIAQHCKRIVAFKDGILIKDELVKNRL; encoded by the coding sequence ATGATAGAAGTTAAAAATCTAGAAAAAGTATATCAAAATGGAGATATAAAAGTTCCTGCATTAAAAAACATTTCTCTTACTATAGAAGAGGGAGAATTTGTAGCAATAATGGGTTCTTCTGGATCAGGTAAATCTACTTTTATGAATATTTTAGGCTGTCTTGATAAACCAACTTCTGGAGAATATCTATTGGATGGAATACCAATACAAGATAGAAATGAAGAAGAATTATCAAATATAAGAAATCTGAAGATAGGATTTGTGTTTCAGTCATTTAACCTTATTCCAAGAACATCTTCACTGAAAAATGTAGAATTACCACTTTTATATGCTAGAAAAAACCAAAATGTTAGAAGAGAGAAAGCTATCTCGATTTTAGAAAAGGTTGGATTAAAAGAAAGAATACATCATATGCCTAATGAACTATCTGGAGGTCAAAGGCAGAGAGTTGCAATAGCTAGAGCATTAGCTAATGAACCACCTTTAATTTTAGCAGATGAGCCAACTGGAAATCTTGATACAAAATCAGGAGATGAAGTAATGGAAATTTTTAAGAAGTTGAATGATGAAGGTGTAACAATAATACTTGTAACACATGAACCTGAAATCGCACAACATTGCAAAAGAATAGTCGCTTTTAAAGATGGGATTTTAATAAAAGATGAACTTGTTAAAAATAGATTATAA
- a CDS encoding ABC transporter permease, with amino-acid sequence MFFLENFKLAISSLRANKMRSFLTMLGIIIGISSVITIMTLGEIGKASIGKEFEGFGTHRVSIRLNWSDEIRSTDFLSDSELEKIKNAFSKEIKYISPITWGSGKAKKNKSFAGVDIQGTNDDYKYVGKVDIINGRFLNNSDIKARRYVAVINKKLALKLFKRANVVGETVKIESGDSAQRFVIVGVYQDPPSVFDKFNKDDTTLLYAPVSVVEYGGLYSSVQAQLSKTVDIDLTCNKIAEYASRIKNKKGLYSVRSAKSEMNIVDNVLSKISLGIGAVAAISLLVGGIGVMNIMLVSVTERTREIGIRKALGAKRKDILLQFLVESMIISGVGGLIGVTLGLGISNIAAIVLKVNPSVPIRYILISVSFSAIVGVFFGLYPANKAAKLDPIEALRYE; translated from the coding sequence TTGTTTTTTTTAGAAAATTTTAAGCTAGCTATATCCAGTCTAAGAGCAAATAAGATGAGATCTTTTTTGACAATGCTTGGTATAATAATAGGAATTAGCTCTGTTATTACAATAATGACTCTAGGAGAAATTGGTAAAGCAAGTATAGGTAAAGAATTCGAAGGCTTTGGTACTCATAGAGTAAGTATTCGCTTAAATTGGAGTGATGAAATAAGATCTACTGATTTTTTAAGCGATAGTGAACTTGAAAAAATAAAGAATGCATTTTCCAAGGAAATTAAATATATATCTCCTATTACTTGGGGATCTGGAAAGGCTAAGAAGAACAAATCATTTGCAGGTGTAGATATACAGGGAACAAATGATGACTATAAATATGTAGGAAAAGTAGACATTATAAACGGAAGATTTTTAAATAATTCAGATATTAAAGCAAGACGATATGTAGCTGTTATAAACAAAAAACTTGCTCTTAAGTTGTTTAAAAGAGCAAATGTAGTTGGAGAAACTGTAAAGATAGAAAGTGGAGATTCTGCACAACGTTTTGTTATAGTAGGTGTATATCAAGACCCACCTTCAGTATTTGATAAATTCAATAAAGATGATACAACTTTACTTTATGCTCCTGTAAGTGTTGTAGAATATGGTGGTTTGTATAGTTCCGTTCAAGCACAACTATCTAAAACCGTTGATATTGATTTAACGTGTAATAAAATTGCAGAATATGCATCTAGAATAAAAAACAAGAAAGGTTTGTATAGTGTAAGATCTGCAAAAAGTGAAATGAATATAGTAGATAATGTATTAAGTAAGATATCTTTAGGAATAGGAGCAGTAGCTGCTATATCTTTATTAGTTGGTGGAATAGGTGTTATGAATATAATGCTGGTTTCTGTAACTGAAAGAACTAGAGAGATAGGAATAAGAAAGGCTTTAGGAGCTAAAAGAAAGGATATATTACTTCAGTTTTTGGTAGAATCAATGATAATATCAGGTGTAGGAGGATTAATAGGAGTAACACTTGGGCTTGGAATATCTAATATAGCAGCTATTGTATTGAAAGTAAACCCTAGCGTACCAATTAGATACATACTAATAAGTGTTTCTTTTTCAGCTATTGTTGGAGTTTTCTTTGGATTATATCCTGCTAATAAAGCAGCTAAACTTGATCCTATAGAAGCACTTAGATATGAATAA